From Oncorhynchus masou masou isolate Uvic2021 unplaced genomic scaffold, UVic_Omas_1.1 unplaced_scaffold_7556, whole genome shotgun sequence, a single genomic window includes:
- the LOC135537353 gene encoding disintegrin and metalloproteinase domain-containing protein 19, whose translation LMQAGTMCRGPAGACDLPEYCTGGSPYCPSNVYLLDGSSCQYGHAYCYNGMCLTHEQQCLQLWGYGARPAHDACFQDVNAAGNAFGNCGKDGQGNYMKCEKSDAKCGKIQCHSAAKKPKGTNAVSIDTTIRTDGMEVKCRGTYVYTTQDGQGDLPDPGLVMTGTKCGEGKY comes from the exons ctgATGCAGGCAGGTACCATGTGTCGTGGTCCTGCGGGAGCGTGCGACCTGCCAGAGTACTGCACTGGTGGCTCTCCCTACTGCCCGTCCAATGTTTACCTGCTGGATGGATCCTCCTGCCAGTATGGTCACGCCTACTGCTACAACGGCATGTGTCTGACCCACGAACAGCAGTGTCTGCAGCTGTGGGGCTACG GTGCCCGGCCAGCGCACGACGCCTGCTTTCAAGATGTCAACGCAGCAGGGAACGCGTTTGGAAACTGTGGGAAGGACGGACAGGGAAACTACATGAAGTGCGAAAAAAG CGACGCCAAGTGCGGGAAGATCCAGTGCCACAGCGCGGCCAAGAAGCCGAAGGGCACCAACGCAGTGTCCATAGACACCACCATCCGTACGGACGGCATGGAGGTGAAGTGCAGGGGGACATATGTCTATACCACCCAGGATGGACAAGGGGACCTCCCTGACCCGGGCCTCGTCATGACCGGCACCAAGTGTGGAGAGGGGAAG